ATAAATAATTTGAATTGGCTTGCTCATAAACAACAATTTTTTACTTCTATTTTTTTGTCCAAAAATCCTTTGAAAAATATTTTTATTCGTTCTGAAAATTTTTCTTCTGGAAATTTTTTAAAAAAAATTCAATCAAGATTTTTTTTAAAAATAAAAAATAATGAAAATTTAAATCTTTCTTTTCAGTTATATTTTGGTCCATTAGATTTTTCTTTATTAAAAAAATATGAAAAAGAAATTGAAAATATTATTCCATTTGGTTGGGGTTTTTTAAAATGGATCAATAAATATTTTTTTTTAATTATTTTTCAATTTTTGGAAAAAACAAATTTAAATTATGGAGTTATTATTATTCTAATGACTATTGTTGTAAAGTTAATACTATCTCCAATAACTTATAAACAATATAAATTAAGTGCTATGATGAAATTAATTCGTCCCGAAATAGACGAATTAAATAATAAATTTAAAAATTCAGATCCATTAAAAAAACAAAGAGCAACGATGGAATTATATCGAAAAGCAGGAATAAATCCTATGTCTGGTTGTATTTCTACTTTATTTCAAATTCCTATTTTTTATTCATTATTCAAATTTTTTCCTACTCTCATTAATCTTAGAGGAAAATCTTTTTTTTGGGTAGAAGATCTTACCTCATATGATTCTATTTTTGAATTACCATTTTCTATTCCATTTTATGGGAATCATATAAGTTTACTTACTTTATTGTATTCATTAGCTCTTTTAATTTATACAAAATTAAGTAGTGATGGAAGAAATGATTATTCTAATAAAAATAGCATTCCAAATATGCATTTTATGTTATATTTGATGCCTATAATTATGTTATTTTTCATAAATAGTTATGCTTCTGGTCTTTCTCTTTATTATTTTACTTCCAATGTAATCAATATTGGTTTTATTTTTTTTATTAAAAAATTTATGTTAAATGAAGATAAAATTCATCAAAAAATTCAAGAAAATAAAAAAAAACCAATAAAACATAATTATTGGAATCGTAAAATAAAAGAAATGATTGAGAAAAATAAAATATAAATAATAATTTTAATTAAAAGATAAGTTTTATTTTTTTTTGAGAAAAAGAATATAATTTATTATTTTTTTTAAATTCTATAATCAAATTTCCTTTTTTAGTTATATTTCGTATAATTCCTTGAGTAATTTTTTTATGTTTATGATTATTATTAATAATATCAAAAAAAGATATCTTATCTTTCATATAAAGGTAATTTATGTAATAATTTCTTATAAATTTTTCTCCATAAGTCATAAAAAAAAGCCATTCTTTTTGAATAGAATAAATTAATTCATAAAAAAGTTGTTCTAATTGAAAATTTTTTTTAAGAATTTTTTTTAAAGAAGAAGCTTGAAATTTTTCATCAAATTTTATTTGATTTACATTCAATCCTATTCCAATAATAATTGTATATATTTTTTTATATAAAACATTATTTTCAATTAAAATACCTCCTATTTTTTTATTCAATAAAATGATATCATTAGGCCATTTAATCCAGATATTTTTATTATAAACAAATAATGTTTTATGAATAGCATTACTTATAATCAAATTTATAATATATCCTTTATCAATAGGAAAAATTATTGATTTTAAAAAAATACTAAAAGTCAAATTTTTTCCTTTTTCTGTATTCCAATGATTTTTACCTACTCCTTTTCCATTAATTTGATTAATAGACCAAACAATAGTCCAATTTTTAATATATTTTAATATATTTCTTTTTATATACTGATTAGTAGAATCTACTTTTTGTAAAAAAATTAAATATATTGGCCAAATAATTTTTTTCAAAATATTTTATATTGAAAAATTTAACTTCTTTAAAGTGAAAACCTTATTTTTGTTTTTTGAAATTAATTTAAAAAAAAATAATATAATAAAAATTCCGTTTTGTTATTAAATAAAATTATAGAAGGGATTAAAATGGTAAAAGGAAAAGATATTTCTATTTTAAACTTTAAAAATAGAAAAAATTTTGTTTGTGATTATTTTGTTATTTGTGA
The nucleotide sequence above comes from Blattabacterium clevelandi. Encoded proteins:
- the yidC gene encoding membrane protein insertase YidC encodes the protein MKDKKLDYQSTIGLLLILFILTIFTYFNVSEDKKYFSEKIIRRDPIFLKKSFSKTKKKINNDFHLENDVFKLKISSLGGSINEVFLKKYKAYDPIYLSHNKNLYLIKDSSFLYKMIFFKKKDFKNNHKIIDTSSLYFYPFFLKQKGNNNRVLIIRAKNPYGKGFIEYIYTIKKKDQYNIDFFIRTVGFSSYLIDKTIFIDLEQNIFSLEKDRNWENTYTQVYYSYNKNYKSKIDYLSEKNSEEKNINNLNWLAHKQQFFTSIFLSKNPLKNIFIRSENFSSGNFLKKIQSRFFLKIKNNENLNLSFQLYFGPLDFSLLKKYEKEIENIIPFGWGFLKWINKYFFLIIFQFLEKTNLNYGVIIILMTIVVKLILSPITYKQYKLSAMMKLIRPEIDELNNKFKNSDPLKKQRATMELYRKAGINPMSGCISTLFQIPIFYSLFKFFPTLINLRGKSFFWVEDLTSYDSIFELPFSIPFYGNHISLLTLLYSLALLIYTKLSSDGRNDYSNKNSIPNMHFMLYLMPIIMLFFINSYASGLSLYYFTSNVINIGFIFFIKKFMLNEDKIHQKIQENKKKPIKHNYWNRKIKEMIEKNKI
- a CDS encoding biotin--[acetyl-CoA-carboxylase] ligase yields the protein MKKIIWPIYLIFLQKVDSTNQYIKRNILKYIKNWTIVWSINQINGKGVGKNHWNTEKGKNLTFSIFLKSIIFPIDKGYIINLIISNAIHKTLFVYNKNIWIKWPNDIILLNKKIGGILIENNVLYKKIYTIIIGIGLNVNQIKFDEKFQASSLKKILKKNFQLEQLFYELIYSIQKEWLFFMTYGEKFIRNYYINYLYMKDKISFFDIINNNHKHKKITQGIIRNITKKGNLIIEFKKNNKLYSFSQKKIKLIF